Proteins from a genomic interval of Quercus robur chromosome 9, dhQueRobu3.1, whole genome shotgun sequence:
- the LOC126700365 gene encoding derlin-1-like isoform X1, whose product MSTPAEYYRSLPPVSKFYGVACLMTTSAYYLQLYNPYNIALFYGLVLKRFQVWRLITNFFFLGQFSFPFAFRLLMIARYGVSLERGPFDKRTADYVWMFVFGALSLLVMAAVPYLWSPFMGGSLVFMLVYVWSREFPNARISIYGLVSMKGFYLPYVMLAVDLLLGNPLKPGILGMVVGHLYYFLTVLHPLAGGKFILKTPLWVHKLVAFWGKGTQMNTPVQHDPSAGVAFRGRSYRLNGTQPSTTGQAETDSHAQAQQPNQADGVAFRGRSHRLNGR is encoded by the exons ATGTCTACCCCAGCGGA ATACTATCGATCTCTCCCACCTGTAAGCAAGTTCTATGGAGTGGCCTGCTTGATGACCACATCTGCATACTATCTGCAACTTTATAATCCTTACAATATAGCATTATTTTATGGCCTTGTACTAAAACGTTTTCAG GTTTGGAGGCTTATTacgaatttcttctttcttgggcAATTTTCATTTCCCTTTGCATTTCGTCTGTTAATGAT AGCAAGATATGGTGTTTCACTTGAGAGAGGACCCTTTGACAAGAGAACAGCAGATTATGTATGGATGTTCGTCTTTGGAGCACTATCACTTCTT GTGATGGCTGCTGTTCCATATCTGTGGTCTCCATTCATGGGAGGTTCCTTAGTATTTATGCTTGTTTATGTTTGGAGCCGTGAGTTCCCAAATGCACGAATAAGCATTTATGGTCTTGTGTCAATGAAG GGATTCTATCTTCCTTATGTAATGCTAGCAGTTGATTTGTTACTCGGAAATCCTTTGAAGCCAGGCATTCTAGGGATGGTTGTAGGACATTTATATTACTTCCTAACGGTGCTTCATCCTCTTGCTGGGGGGAAATTCATCTTGAAGACCCCTCTTTGGGT TCACAAATTAGTTGCATTTTGGGGCAAGGGAACACAAATGAATACCCCAGTGCAGCATGATCCATCAGCAGGAGTTGCATTCCGAGGAAGAAGCTACCGTCTCAATGGAACTCAACCAAGCACCACTGGGCAGGCAGAAACAGATAGTCATGCACAAGCACAGCAGCCCAACCAGGCTGATGGTGTTGCTTTCCGAGGCAGAAGCCATCGTCTTAATGGCCGTTAG
- the LOC126700931 gene encoding serine/threonine-protein phosphatase 7 long form homolog, with protein MEVIMGVPVDGLPVVGITHMSDWGITHMSDWGNLCFDLLGYRPPVKEPSANDNMAVLCGARLEASWLESQFSDPLPIDSIDLRVQQYARYYMMLLLGGMLFMDKSSKQISVMYLQFLNPISNGKKYYWDCAALC; from the coding sequence ATGGAGGTTATAATGGGAGTACCTGTAGATGGTTTGCCGGTGGTGGGGATTACCCATATGTCAGACTGGGGGATTACCCATATGTCAGACTGGGGCAACTTATGCTTCGATTTGCTAGGCTATAGGCCTCCGGTCAAAGAACCCAGTGCCAATGATAACATGGCAGTGCTGTGTGGAGCGAGGTTAGAAGCATCTTGGCTTGAGTCACAGTTTAGCGACCCTCTCCCGATTGACTCCATTGACTTGCGAGTGCAGCAGTACGCTCGATATTACATGATGTTGCTATTGGGTGGTATGCTGTTTATGGACAAGTCCAGCAAACAGATCTCAGTCATGTATTTGCAATTCTTGAATCCAATTAGTAATGGCAAGAAGTATTATTGGGATTGTGCAGCACTATGTTAG
- the LOC126700367 gene encoding derlin-1-like isoform X1: MSTPAEYYRSLPPVSKFYGVACLMATSALYLDLYNPYNIALFYGLALKRFQVWRLITNFFFLGPFSFSFAFRLLMIARYGVSLERGPFDKRAADYVWMFVFGALSLLVMAAVPYLWSPFMGGSLVFMLVYVWSREFPNAQISIYGLVSLKGFYLPWAMLALSLILGNSLKTDILGMVAGHLYYFLTVLHPLAGGKFILKTPLWVHKLVAFWGEGAQMNSPVQRDPSAGVAFRGRSYRLNRNGPSPTEQAETDSPAQAQQPNQGDGVAFRGRSHRLNGR, translated from the exons ATGTCTACACCAGCGGA ATACTATCGATCTCTCCCACCTGTAAGCAAGTTCTATGGAGTGGCATGCTTGATGGCCACATCTGCTCTCTATCTGGATCTTTATAATCCTTACAATATAGCATTATTTTATGGCCTTGCACTAAAACGTTTTCAG GTTTGGAGGCTTATTacgaatttcttctttcttgggccattttcattttcctttgcATTTCGTCTGTTAATGAT aGCAAGATATGGTGTTTCACTCGAGAGAGGACCCTTTGACAAGAGAGCAGCAGACTATGTATGGATGTTTGTCTTTGGAGCCCTATCACTTCTT GTGATGGCTGCTGTTCCATATCTATGGTCTCCATTCATGGGAGGATCCTTAGTATTTATGCTTGTCTATGTTTGGAGCCGTGAGTTCCCAAATGCACAAATAAGCATTTATGGTCTTGTGTCATTGAAG GGATTCTATCTTCCTTGGGCAATGCTAGCACTCAGTTTGATACTAGGAAATTCTTTGAAGACAGACATTCTAGGGATGGTTGCAGGACATTTATATTACTTCCTAACAGTGCTTCATCCTCTTGCTGGGGGGAAATTCATCTTGAAGACCCCTCTTTGGGT TCACAAATTAGTTGCATTTTGGGGTGAGGGAGCACAAATGAATTCCCCAGTGCAGCGTGATCCATCTGCCGGAGTTGCATTCCGAGGAAGAAGCTACCGTCTCAACAGAAATGGACCAAGCCCTACAGAGCAAGCAGAGACAGATAGTCCTGCACAGGCACAGCAGCCCAACCAGGGTGATGGAGTTGCTTTCCGAGGCAGAAGCCATCGTCTTAACGGCCGTTAG
- the LOC126700365 gene encoding derlin-1-like isoform X4 produces MTTSAYYLQLYNPYNIALFYGLVLKRFQVWRLITNFFFLGQFSFPFAFRLLMIARYGVSLERGPFDKRTADYVWMFVFGALSLLVMAAVPYLWSPFMGGSLVFMLVYVWSREFPNARISIYGLVSMKGFYLPYVMLAVDLLLGNPLKPGILGMVVGHLYYFLTVLHPLAGGKFILKTPLWVHKLVAFWGKGTQMNTPVQHDPSAGVAFRGRSYRLNGTQPSTTGQAETDSHAQAQQPNQADGVAFRGRSHRLNGR; encoded by the exons ATGACCACATCTGCATACTATCTGCAACTTTATAATCCTTACAATATAGCATTATTTTATGGCCTTGTACTAAAACGTTTTCAG GTTTGGAGGCTTATTacgaatttcttctttcttgggcAATTTTCATTTCCCTTTGCATTTCGTCTGTTAATGAT AGCAAGATATGGTGTTTCACTTGAGAGAGGACCCTTTGACAAGAGAACAGCAGATTATGTATGGATGTTCGTCTTTGGAGCACTATCACTTCTT GTGATGGCTGCTGTTCCATATCTGTGGTCTCCATTCATGGGAGGTTCCTTAGTATTTATGCTTGTTTATGTTTGGAGCCGTGAGTTCCCAAATGCACGAATAAGCATTTATGGTCTTGTGTCAATGAAG GGATTCTATCTTCCTTATGTAATGCTAGCAGTTGATTTGTTACTCGGAAATCCTTTGAAGCCAGGCATTCTAGGGATGGTTGTAGGACATTTATATTACTTCCTAACGGTGCTTCATCCTCTTGCTGGGGGGAAATTCATCTTGAAGACCCCTCTTTGGGT TCACAAATTAGTTGCATTTTGGGGCAAGGGAACACAAATGAATACCCCAGTGCAGCATGATCCATCAGCAGGAGTTGCATTCCGAGGAAGAAGCTACCGTCTCAATGGAACTCAACCAAGCACCACTGGGCAGGCAGAAACAGATAGTCATGCACAAGCACAGCAGCCCAACCAGGCTGATGGTGTTGCTTTCCGAGGCAGAAGCCATCGTCTTAATGGCCGTTAG